The region GTAGTAGAGGGGCGCCGGTTGGAGTGCGGCCATCGGCTGCCGCACCAGGAACTTGCAGGGATAATCTTCAAAACCTTGATGAACTGGTAAAAATTTAAAATCCAGACGGTTTCGAAAAAAGTTCAAGCTCAAGGCGTGCAAATCTCAGCGGCGTGAGGCGTACTGCTGTGCGCCGCAGCGACTTCGAGATGCAGCGCAACGCAGAGATTGGGCTTTTTGCGGAACCGTCAACTTTCAAGGAGGACGGCATGCGTCAGCAACCCGACAAGATCATCTGCTCCATGATGCAGGTGAGCAAATACTACGACAAAAAACCTGTGATCCAGGACATCTCGCTGTCCTATTTCTACGGCGCCAAGATTGGTGTGCTGGGCCTCAACGGCTCGGGCAAAAGTTCGCTTTTGCGCATCATGGCCGGGGTTGACACTGAATTCAACGGCAAGCTGACCTTCAGCCCGGGGCTCAGCGTGGGTCTGCTGGCCCAGGAGCCCAGCCTGGACGAGGGTAAAACGGTTCGCCAAACCGTGGAGGAGGCGGTACAGGAGACCGTCGATCTGCTCGCGGAGTTCAACCGTATCAATGAGCAGTTTGGCGAGCCGATGTCAGACGACCAGATGGACGCGCTGATCCAGCGCCAGGGGGAGGTCCAGGAGCAGCTCGACGCCCGCGACGCCTGGGACCTGGACGCCCGGCTGGACATGGCCATGGACGCCCTGCGCTGCCCCGAGGGCCAAACGGCGGTCAAGGTGCTCTCCGGCGGTGAAAAGCGCCGGGTGGCCCTCTGCCGGCTGCTGCTTCAGAAACCGGACATCCTGCTGTTGGATGAGCCCACCAACCACCTGGACGCCGAGTCCGTGGCCTGGCTGGAGCACCACCTGCAGCAGTACGAGGGCACCGTCATCGCCGTCACCCACGATCGCTACTTCCTGGACAACGTGGCCGGCTGGATCCTGGAGCTGGACCGCGGCCACGGCATCCCCTGGAAGGGTAATTACTCCTCGTGGCTGGATCAGAAGCAGGAGCGTCTGCGGCAGGAGGAAAAGGCCGAAAGCCACCGCCAAAAAACCCTGCAGCGCGAGCTGGAGTGGATCCGGATGAGTCCCAAGGCGCGCCAAAGCAAATCCAAGGCGCGCATCAGCGCCTATGAAAAACTGCTCTCGCAGGAAAGCGCCGCCCATGCCCGGGACCTGGAAATCTACATTCCGCCCGGGCCGCGCCTGGGCGAGCTGGTGGTCGAGGCCGAAGGTGTTTCCAAGGCCTACGGCGACCGGCTGCTGTTTGAAGACATGTCCTTCCGGCTGCCGCCGGGCGGGATCGTCGGCGTGATTGGCCCCAACGGCGCCGGCAAATCCACGCTCTTTGAGATGATCATCGGCCGCGAGGCACCGGATGCCGGCACCATTCGCGTCGGCGAGACCGTCCGGCTGGCCTACGTGGACCAGAACCGGGACAGCCTCGATCCCCAGAAAACCATCTGGGAGGTGGTTTCGGGCGGCCGCGACGTCATCGAGCTGGGTGCGGTCTCGGTCAAATCCAGGGCGTACGTGGCGCGCTTCAACTTTACGGGCAGCGACCAGCAGAAAAAAGTCGGCATGCTCTCCGGCGGCGAGCGCAACCGGGTGCACCTGGCCTGCATGCTCAAGGACGGCGGCAACGTCCTGCTGCTGGACGAGCCCACCAACGACCTGGACGTCAACACCATGCGGGCGCTGGAGGAGGCCCTGGAAAACTTCGCCGGCTGCGCCGTGGTGATCAGCCACGACCGCTGGTTTTTGGACCGCATCGCCACCCACATCCTGGCCTTTGAGGGCGACAGCCGGGTGGTGTGGTTCGAGGGCAACTACTCAGACTACGAGGCGGACCGCCGGCGCCGGCTGGGGGCCGAGGCCGACCGCCCCCACCGGATCAAGTACCGTCAGCTGACCCGCGACTGACCCCCCGCGTTTCTCGCAGCCGGCGGGCCCTGTGGAACCCGCTTGCGCTCGGACAGCCACGGGGCCCGCCGGCTGCTGCGATGCTCGGCCCGGGACGATGGGATCAAAACGCCGACCGTAAGACGATAAGTGCCCTTCAGACCGTTATCGCCTT is a window of Desulfobacteraceae bacterium DNA encoding:
- the ettA gene encoding energy-dependent translational throttle protein EttA, whose protein sequence is MRQQPDKIICSMMQVSKYYDKKPVIQDISLSYFYGAKIGVLGLNGSGKSSLLRIMAGVDTEFNGKLTFSPGLSVGLLAQEPSLDEGKTVRQTVEEAVQETVDLLAEFNRINEQFGEPMSDDQMDALIQRQGEVQEQLDARDAWDLDARLDMAMDALRCPEGQTAVKVLSGGEKRRVALCRLLLQKPDILLLDEPTNHLDAESVAWLEHHLQQYEGTVIAVTHDRYFLDNVAGWILELDRGHGIPWKGNYSSWLDQKQERLRQEEKAESHRQKTLQRELEWIRMSPKARQSKSKARISAYEKLLSQESAAHARDLEIYIPPGPRLGELVVEAEGVSKAYGDRLLFEDMSFRLPPGGIVGVIGPNGAGKSTLFEMIIGREAPDAGTIRVGETVRLAYVDQNRDSLDPQKTIWEVVSGGRDVIELGAVSVKSRAYVARFNFTGSDQQKKVGMLSGGERNRVHLACMLKDGGNVLLLDEPTNDLDVNTMRALEEALENFAGCAVVISHDRWFLDRIATHILAFEGDSRVVWFEGNYSDYEADRRRRLGAEADRPHRIKYRQLTRD